From Timaviella obliquedivisa GSE-PSE-MK23-08B:
AGATTTTTGCGTGCTCTTCGAGATACCCGCAAGGGGTCGCTCCTCAATTTCAACTCATATCCCGCCAATCTGAACTAACCCTTGCAGACATACTCCTAACCAGATGCCCCCTGCAACCCATCCACTTAAGACATCTGTTGGCCAATGCATACCCAGATATATCCGACTAAAACCCACTCCCAAGGTTAAGATCGCTGCCAAAGTTGTAGTAATGCCTAACGGGATGCTCAGACAGTGGCTAATGGCGGCGGCTAATAGCCCATAAAAGGAAATCGCGCTCATGGCATGACCGCTAGGATAGCTATAATCCATCGGACGCTCAGGGGAAGCCCACAAATCGGGGCGTTTGCGTCGAAAAAAAGACTTGAAGATGCCGTTAAGCAGCCATGAGCCACTCAGCCCGATCGCTAAGACCAGTGCTGCAATAGACTCATTGCGGTAAACCAAAATTCCTCCAACTGCGAAAAGCAAAGGGATGGTAATCTCACCTTGAGCCAGCCAGGTCACTGCTGTCATGTATCGATCTAGGGCTGGGTTCGCCTGTGCTTTAAGAGTCAACAAGCAGGATTCTTCAAAAGGCAGCAACCAGCGCCACAAAAGGAAGCGAGCCAGGAAAACACAGATTGCCAGGACAAATGCACCAGCAAGCAGACCTGCCAGTAAGTAAGGGGTGAAGTCAATGAGAGACTGGAACAGCCAGTAGAGGCGAGTGCTAACCTCCGCCATTTACGATCTCCTCAAGGGGGTTGACTGTTGCGATTTAGCAACTTGTGATTTGGAAATATTGTAGGCTATCCGCTGGCTTGGTGGAAGAAGCGATCGCTCAGACTTCATCACCAGGCTCTTAAAATAACACAATACAGTCAACTAAAAGACAGGCAACTAAGCGCGATCGGGCAATTTATCCACATTAAACTCGGCTCGATCGCGTACAATGTCTAGATTAAAAGGTCTAGATTAATAAGTTATATTCTCAGACTACTTCCACAACATAGGAATCGTTCACCCATGTCTTAGTGCTAGCTAAACTACTGCCCGTACCATGCTTTTTTCCACTGCTGCATCTGAGAAATTTCTTGCTGCTGACTAGCGATAATGTCTTGAGCAAGCTCCTTAACTTCGGGGCGATCGCTCTTCTGCAATGCCTCTTTCGCCATTGTCAATGCCCCTTCATGATGAGGAATCATCGCATTGAGGAAGCGCAGATCAAACTGATCGTCTGCGGCTCCTAAGTCAGTATTCATCATCATGCTAGACTTCATTTCTTCAGACATCGGCATCATGTGCCCCATCTCTGAGCTATACATCATGGGTGTGGCGCTGGCATCAGGATACCAAGCTGTCCGCCATTCTTTCATCTGAGCAATCTCTTTTTGCTGAGCGTCAATGATCGTTTGAGCCAATTGCTTAATTTCTGGTCGCTGTGACTTCTGCAAGGCTTCCTGAGCCATTGTGACCGCGCCTTCATGGTGAGGAGTCATTCCGTCAACAAATCGCAGGTCAAAGTTTTCATCTTTGGGCCCCAAGCTCATGTTCATAGAAGACCCATGATTCATTCCCTCCATCTTGCCCATTGGACTTTGTGCCACGTCGGGTGCAGATGAAGCAGGTTGATTGTTGGCGGAGGAGCCAGTTGGGGAACTTGAACAAGCAGCAAGAATTATACTTCCCATGAAAGCGATCGCTAGTAAAGGAGTTCTTCGTTTCATAACTTTTGGATTCATCCTATTGTTCTGTAATTGATAATTTTAGCTCATCTCTATTCTAAACTTTTCGTTCACTGATAGAGTCAGGGTCAAGTAGTATACTGATCTTTGACCTAATCACTTGCTCAATAACATGGTGTGGATAAAACTCATCACGAAAATTGTGACAGACAATTATGAAACTAGGATGAAAAGATCTAAATATCTAGAAAAAATTGATGTCTAGCTAAGATAGCAGAGCTTGATTCGGTAGACAAAATTAATCATTTAAGTTGACAAACTTATACTGAATACTCTTGTTTAATTAGCTTTTTAATTGAGGTTGCAACTGGGGCTGAAGAGTTTTCTAGATTGGATGAAGGACTGGATGACGTTACCTCTACTACTCCGTGAAACATATTCATGCCACAGACAAATTCATAATTCCCTGGTTTTGTAGGAGTAAATTCAATAGCTGTAACTTGGTTAAGTGCTAGGTTTTGGGCAATATGGAAGTCAGGCAACTGCACCTCCTCTAAACAACTGCTGGGGTCACGCCGCAAGAAATTGAGCCGAACGGGTTGTCCTACTTGCACGACTATTCGGCTTGGCTCATAACCCCCATCTACAGTGACTGTTACTTCCTGAACTCCCTCACGAGCTTCTACTTGCTGAGATTTAGGCTTGCTGAGAAGGAACCACCAGAGTTCTAGACCTATCAACCCTAATCCCCCTAGCGTTACAGCAACCTTGTTGGCTAAAGGTTGGTCAATGCGTTGAAACTGAGTGGATGAAGACTGAGGTGGCATATTGTGTGCAGCAGGCATTTCCGCTGCCACTGCCCTAGAGATTGCACCTAGCAAAAATCCCAATCCTGCAAGGGTTCCAAAAAATGTAGTTTTTTTTAGCATTGACTTTGCTCCTAATATTCGTTCAATTGGTTTAATAAATGGGTCTAGGTCGAAAGTTGCGTAGCCGCAGAGCATTTGTAACCACCGAAACCGAGCTAAACGCCATCGCTGCTCCTGCGATGATGGGGCTGAGTAGCCAGCCAAAGAAGGGGAACAAAATCCCAGCCGCGATCGGGATACCTGCCACGTTGTAAACGAAGGCAAAGAAAAGGTTCTGACGAATGTTTCGCAGGGTAGCACGAGATAACTGGATTGCAGTCACAACACCTTGTAAGTCACCTGAAATTAGGGTGATATCGCTGGCGGCGATCGCCACATCAGTCCCGGTTCCGATGGCAATTCCCACATCGGCTTGAGCCAGAGCAGGCGCATCATTAATACCATCACCAACCATGGCTACAATTTTTCCTTCAGCCTGAAGCGTGCTGATCATCGCGGCTTTTTGATCAGGACGCACCTCTGCCAATACTCGGATAATGCCAACTTCACGGGCAATAACTTCTGCGGTTGGACGATTATCTCCGGTAAGCATAATCACTTCTAGTCCAAGTTTTTGCAACGTGCGAACGGTATCAGCAGAAGTGGGCTTGAGAGCATCAGAAATTCCCATAATGCCTTGTATTTTTTCATCTACAGCAACCCAAATGACTGTTTTACCTAAATACTCCAGCTTGTCTCTTTGCAGGGCTAGAGCCTGAGTATCAATTCCTAATTCACTCATCCAACGCTGAGTTCCAATTTGAACCAACCGACCTGATACATCACCTTGAACGCCACTCCCCGCGATCGCCTCAAATTCCTGTACATCAGTCAACTCCACTCGTTGAGACTGAGCATACTGCACTACAGCTTCTGCTAACGGATGCTCTGAATTTCGTTCTACAGATGCCATAAGCTGTAAGAGTTTGAGTTCATTACTGTGAGCAATGCCGTTGACCGTCACAAAGTCTGTGACTGTCGGTTTACCTTGGGTTAGTGTTCCTGTTTTATCAAGCACAATAACCTGTAGTTTGTGCGCTAACTCTAGGCTATCTGCACCTTTAATGAGAATGCCATTTTCTGCGCCTTTACCTGTGCCAACCAAAATAGAAGTAGGGGTTGCTAATCCCAATGCACAGGGACAAGCAATGATCAGCACACCCACAGTTGTAGTCAGTGCTAGCGTCACGTTACCCATGACGTTATACCAAATAATGAACGTGGCGATCGCTACAGCAATGACCGCTGGGACGAACCATCCGGTTACCTGGTCTGCTAGCTTTTGGATCGGAGCTTTAGAGCCTTGAGCCTGTTGCACTAATTTAACAATCTGAGCCAGAAAAGTATCTTTCCCGACTCGCGTAGCTCGAAACTTAAAGCTTCCGGCTTTATTAATCGTGGCTCCAATCACCTCATCTCCAGGCTGCTTTTTAGCCGCTACACTCTCGCCTGTTACCATCGCTTCATCAACAGTTGAGGTGCCTTCAAGCACTTCACCATCAACTGGAATTTTTTCACCAGGTCGCACCAAAATCACGTCACCAAGCTGAACTTCAGCGATCGCCACTTCCATCTCTTGCCCATTGCGGACGATGCGGGCAGTCTTCGCTTGTAACCCCATGAGTTTACGAATCGCCTCCGACGCTTGTCCTCTGGCGCGGTTTTCAAACAAACGCCCCAGCAGAATCAGCGTAATCACAACTGCCGCAGTTTCGTAGTAAACACTAGGCGTAAGTCCTTGAGCAATCAGAACTCTGGGAAAGAACGTAACAAACAGTGAGTAGAAATATGCCGCACTAGTGCCCAAAGCAATCAGAGTGTCCATCGTAGAAGCATGGCGCTTGAGTGCTTTCCAACTGTTGATATAGAAGGACTTTCCACACCAAAACTGCACAGGTGCGGTCAATAGAGCTTGTAGCCAAAAGTTATGCAGCCACATCGGAATCAAGGGAACAGAAAGCCCTGTCATCGCTGGAATAGAGCCGATCACTAGAATTGCGCTGATCACGCCGCCCGTCCAGACTTTGCGCGTTAAGTCTCGTGATTCTGCCTGTCGCGTCTGACGTTCTATATCGTTCTCTCCGTTCAGCAAATCCTGCTCTTGAACTGGTTGGGCAGAGTAGCCAGCGGCAGCAACAGCATTTTGAATTGATTGCACGTCCGTTTGCTGAGGGTTATAGGTAATGCTGGCTTGTTCAACACCAAAGTTAACGCTGCATTCACTCACGCCTGGAACAGAACGAATGGCATCTTCAACGCTATGGGCACAAGAAGCACAACTCATGCCCCGAAGTTTCAATGTTATGTCCATATTTATTTGAGGGAAGGGAATGGGCGATCAATCTCAACCTAAAACTTGCTCAACCTAAAACTTGAAACTCAAAAGCTCGAACTAGGCGACGGTGTAGCCTGCCGCTGCGATCGCCTGCTTAATCTCAGCTTCAGGTTTTTGCGTCTCAATGTTGACCTGCTTGGTTTTAGTGTCAGCCTCAACTTTGGCAGCGGGATCTATAGCGGTAACAGCTTGAGTAATCGTTTCAACACAGGCAGAGCAAGCCATATTGGAAACTATGAATTGAAGTGTCATGGTAAATAGCAGTGAAGCTGCTCTTAATATAGGATTATTTTTATTATCAACTCTCCTCTTAACAGGAGAGTCAAGAAGGATGGAGATAATTGATAACTTTCCTCATCTAAATAATTATTATAGGAATGCAAGCTTTGTGATTTTATCTCTCTTACCTTTGGCTACGCCCTAGAGTAGATGAGTTTTATATCTAAGATATGGCTCAATATACTTTAAGACCTGAGTAAAAATTTTACACTACTAAACACAGAGGAAGAGTAATGGCGAAAGAACTCAAGAAGGGCGATCGCGTCAAGTGGAACACATCGAATGGGGAGACAGTAGGAGAGGTTAAGAAGAAGCTGACGCAGCCAACGGATATTAAAAAGCATCATGTTGCCGCATCTGAAGAAGACCCGCAATACCTTGTGGAAAGTGAAAAGACAGGTCAAGAAGCAGCACACAAACCCAAGTCACTTGAGAAATTAGAGAAGTCCCAAGGTTAATCAAACCATTAGTCAACTCTTAAGCAGGCATTAGGTATCAATTAACTAGAAAAATCGATGAATGCACCCCTTACTATTACCGTTAAGCGATCGACTCATGTAACTGACCTGAGAGGTTGTCTGAGCAGTCTATGGGTTGCTATCCAATCCGCCCCCTAAATCCCCCATTTTGGGGGACTTTGAGGAAGGAGTGGCTTGGAAGTCCCCCAAAATGGGGGGTTGGGGGCGAGTGTAAGAATCTTTGATACTTCTCAGACATCCTCTGACGTGCAAATTGAGATTAGTAAACTGCTAGAAAACCAAAAAATTTATCTAAATTAGTACAGAGTTTTCTTTTCCACTCGTGTGAATAGTACCGATGCTCCTAGAGGTCGTAGGTGCTTGAATCAGAGCGTGTAAACCGTTTGTCTCTAACTTTTGACTGTCTTAATCTCATCCTTCGGGATAGTGCTAAGCCTTTTGGCTCATGCAATATTACTTGCAGCCTTTAACTGCTTAGAACCCTTTCTCAGACTATCGAGTTTGAGGAAAGGTATCTCAAGACAGATGTGGCTGACACAGAAAACAGGGAGAAAAAATATGTCTGATGAAATTTATAAAGCAGCTATTCCAGAAATCGACCCCACAGAAGTTGAAGATGCTCGCATTATCAACGCTGGCAAGCACGATTCATTTTTAGAAAAGGTGATGACTCAGAGCGGACTTGCAGATCCCTACGATGCCAGAGACATTACTGAAGTGGTCTTTCGCACAATGCGCGACATGATGACAAATGAAGCAGTCGATCATGTTGCTGAGGAACTACACTCTCCACTTATGGAAGAAAATAAGGACAGAACCCTCTATACTGCTACACCGTTAGCTACTGAAGTGGAAGATCTTTGGCAAGATACTAATCCCATCGTTCATTTTCTAAGCCGCGTTCGTCCGGCGCTTAATATTCGTGATACGACTTTTCTGTTTCGGATTAAGCAAGAATCATCTTTGCCCGCTACCGTCGAACCAGAACAAGTTGTTAAGGCAGTTTTTTCGGCTACTAAAGATGAGCTATCACCTGATCGCATTCAAGAAATTGCTGAATTTCTTCCGGGTACTGTCCGCCAGCTTTGGCAAGATGCATAGTCCCATAGACTTGCAACTACATATCCTGTAACAGGCAAGAGCAGGCTAAAAAGTTGCCAAATTGCCCTATAAATATCCAGTTTCCTTGATATTTCAGGGGAAAAGCCAGGTTAATCTGGGAATGCAGCTAAACAAACCTTTTCCCCAACCCCTCTCCTTCAGGAGAGGGGCTTTGAATAAATTCAAACTTTTTTGAACTTGTCTTCATTGGTGCTCAAGATAAACTGGCTCAGTCATCTAGCGCGAAACGATCGCCCTTTTAGTTTTGCGATCGCTCGATTATAGATCTGTTCCTGCTCCTGTGCAGATTGAAATAGATCAACAATGGGATGTGGATAGTCTGTGCCAATCTTAACGGCAAATCGATCCTGTTCAACAGGCAGAAGTTTCCAGGGTTCATGAACTTTTTGGGCAGGCACTTGAGCTAGCTCAGGCAACCAGTGCTTGACATACTCCCCTTGTGGATCATAGTCTTTTGACTGCTTAACGATATTAAAAAACCTGAATCCACGTGCATCGTTGCCAACTCCAGCAGTGTAATTCCAGTTACCCCAATTACTGCAAACATCGTAGTCAATCAAAAGCGACTCAAACCACTCTGCACCCATGCGCCAGTCAACGCCTAAATTCTTCGTCAAAAAGCTAGCCACATTTTGCCGACCCCGATTAGACATAAACCCGGTGTTGGCTAATTCGCGCATGTTAGCATCTACGAGCGGAAATCCTGTTTTGCCCAAGCACCAACATTCAAACTTCTGCCTATCTTGCTTCCAAGGAATTGAAATGCCTTGTAATCCTGTTGCATGAAAGAGGCGATCGCCGTGTTTAACCGTAATAAATCGAAAGTAATCGCGCCATAGCAATTCAAAGATCAGCCAGTAGGTAGAATCATTGCAGACACGTTCTCTTTCATAGGTCTGTACCTGTTCATAAATGTAGCGTGGCGACAGACATCCGAGCGAGAGCCAGGGCGAAAACTTTGATGAATAGTCAGCCCCTCTCATCCCATTGCGGGTATCTTTATAAATTTTTAGGTGATCCTGCTGCCAAAAATATTGCTTTAGTCTAGCGATCGCAGCAGTTTCGCCCCCTTGAAATTTTAGAACAGCGCGATCGTCAAATTCAGGAGTTTCTAGGTCAAATTCAGCCAGTTGTGGCAGCTTACCCACCTCAACGTCGGGGAGTGGAGGGACTTGGCTAGGAGAAGGCAATGCGGGTTGAACACTGCTGTCTTTTTCAACTTGTTTACGAAAACTAGTAAATAGCTCTGGCAGTTCCTTGACCTTAAAAGAAAAATCATCAGGATGATAGAGCGTATGACTCCAGAAAGTATTGATCTTAACGCCCAGAGCCTGTAATGCTCTTTCTAGCGATCGTTCAATCGCTTTTTCTTCAGATGCTGCTTCTTGGTAGTAATAAACTTCTGTAATGCCTAACACTTTCACAAGCTCAGGAATAACTTGTTCAGGTTTCCCTGTGCGAATGAGTAAATCACTATTGCGCGATCGCCATCCTTGTCGTAAATCAGCAATACTTTCCAGCAAAAATTGTGCTCGAAATGCTCCTGTTTTCGGGAAACCAAAGGTAGTCTTGCCAAAGTGACGGGGGTCAAAACAATAGAGTGGAATCAGGTAAAGAGGTTGCGTCAAGAGCGCCTGATGAAGCGGTTCGTGGTCATGAAACCGCTGATCGTTGCGATACCAGAGTAAAATTCGGGATCGAGCCATAGTTTTTTATCGGGTGTCTTACCTTGGTTATTCATATGCTAGGCAGATTCTTGAATAATTTGCAAAGGCACCCTTTAGGAGAATAGGCATTCTTGAAGACCACTCACCTTCTTCAGTCATTTTTCTTAGAGGCGTTCCAGCGCTTGGGGGCAGGTTGTACCGTGTAAGGAGGGACGTTTTGAGATTACGCCACATTTACATCAACTTCTGCTTCTACATCCTTCTGCTGGCATAGAGGCACAAAGAGTCTGAATCAGTTCGATCTTTGCTCAATGGACTTCATTGAGCGCGTTCAAGTGACGATCTTTTTTTATAGTTCGATGACTTTAGTTGGGCTGATTTTCAGCACTCGTGCCGCGTCCCGAATCCCGCTATCCTTCATTGCCATTTTAGTAATCTGCTGTTGGACTTCAGGAAGGTAACCTCAATAGGCTGTTTGATTCTCCCTCGTTTCCACACGTCTGGAACATTACGACTAATTCTGGTGAGAATAAGATCAGCATCTCACCAGAATTAATCGTTATTTAGCACTGACTGATCTAGTTTTAATTACCCAGTAGATCTGCTTTAGCCTGAACGATCTTTTGAGTAAGTTCTTGGCGATCGTTTGCCCGTACTAAATGCCGCCAACTAAACTGAACCAGGGTGATTAGACCGACGAGCTTCAGCAAAGATGACATTAAAGGAATATCATCGATAGCATCTAACGATGCAAACAAAACTCTGATACCCAGAAAAGCGAGAAGAAGCCAGCCCAAATTACTTAGAAGTTGACGATTTCCCTTAAAGAACGCCACTGTCGATTGAGTAACATTATCAAAGAAATTTGCTGCTTGTACTTGAAACGAGGTTAAAGATTCCTCCGCCAACTCAGTTGAAGAGGAGGCAGCAGGCAGAAGAGGTTGTTCGAGAACTTGATCCACCTCTGCCAGACTAGGTTCCATCGTTATTTCGTTGTACTCGTTGGTTTGCATAGTGTCATGGGTCATTGTTTTGCTCCTTGTTAAAAGTTGTGATGTAATTTTTGGAGCAATCGGTAGCTTATGGCTACTAACTGCTCCAAAAAATTTACTTGTGACCACCTAGCCACTTAGCTGCCACTGCTCCTAATGCAGCACCAATGACTGGGTTGCTGAGAAACTTCACTAAGGCAGGCTGGTCAGCCAGCACTTCGTGAAAGATATCGGGGTGATTGTGGTAAGCAAAGCCCGCAAGCTTACTGACATCGTCAGCATTCATTTGTTTGGAATGGTGGCTCGATAATCCTAATTGCTTTTGCAAGTCACGATCGCTCAACCCTCGTTTCTTCAAATGATTAATGAACTCTTGGGCAACGTCATCTCTTTCGTTAGGTTTGATCTGTGCGATCGCCTTTTGGAGTTCTGGTTCCATCTGGCTAGCTGGAATTTGCTCTGGACGCATTGATCTGCTGAACAATTGATGTCTTTCAGAACGAGAAGACCGTTGAGCAAAATCATCGAAGTTTTGGTAGTCCGAGCCTGATTCATCAGGCAGCATTTCCTTATCTCCACCTGCCAAATCTTTCATAACTTGGCGTTTGTATTCGTCACTGCTAGACATAGTATTAACCGTCCTTCAAAATTGATGTTGAATTGATCAGGCTGAAAGTGCAGACAGCTTGTTAACAAGCATGAGCAAGCTACTGTTCTTAGCTAGCTGACTGATACTCAATTTGCTTGGATTGCGCATCATAGCGGGCTGTCAAAATCAGTTCTTTGTCGGGTGCGTACATTAAGACCGTCAGGTCTTGGTTAGGAAAGTTTTTACGGAAGCCTTGCGCCAATGATTGAGCCAATGCTTTCACTTCATCAGGACGAACCTTTGACGAAATCACGGCTCCTAATTTGTTGTTATCTCGAACAAAGGCATCTTTAATAAGACCTTTGCTTGCTTCCACTATCCAATCACCAAACTCTTGACCAGCGGCAGAGTCTCCTCTCGCCAGTTGACCATATTCGACGCTGCGATCGAGACTACTAGGGTAGTTCGACTGAGGCTCTCGAGTGGCAACCCCGCTACATGCAGTAGTAAAAGCAAGAGTCAGGACTAAAACGAGAGCCATTAGGCTTTGGCGAACGCGATGAGAAATGTTCATAGTTATTGCGCCTCTGAAAACAACTTAGTAAATCGGTCAAACAAGATTATGGAAAGACTCCTGCGAAAGACTGCTCTAGCAAATATTGTTAAATTGCTCCTAAAGTGTCATCTTTCAGCACAACGCTAACCTTCACAGCTTCCACTGAATTAGATTGCGCTGCGATCGCTTCAAGAAATTGAATTGCTGCGGTTATAGAGGTAAAGCTACCCTCAACTGTTGAAGGAAGGGGAGTGCTAGCTGCCTCCCTGCCAAGTTTTTGCTCTTGGACTTGCTCTTGGACTTGCCCTTGGACTTGCCCTAAGTCAACCACTGCCAACTGCTTATACTCTGGGCTAACCTGCTCAACAATTAACTTCTCGCGGCGAACTGGAACTTCGATAATTCGTGTTTCAATTTCCTTACGAATGGTGACTTCACCCACTTTGCGCTTAATGCGATTGACCATCAATCGCTCTTCGAGAATCTGAACAGTTTCCTCAGCTACGACTGATGGAGTCATGATGAGGTCTTGTTCAGTTGCTAAATTCGTCTGCTGCGGAGCAGATTGGTTGAGAGCAGAAATATGAACCTGCCTGGGTGACTCTAAGGGAACCGAGGTTTCCAAAGGGACGGAGAACTCTAGGCTGCCAGGTTGCGGGTGAATAGGTTGACTGGATCTAGGCGATCG
This genomic window contains:
- a CDS encoding DASH family cryptochrome; its protein translation is MARSRILLWYRNDQRFHDHEPLHQALLTQPLYLIPLYCFDPRHFGKTTFGFPKTGAFRAQFLLESIADLRQGWRSRNSDLLIRTGKPEQVIPELVKVLGITEVYYYQEAASEEKAIERSLERALQALGVKINTFWSHTLYHPDDFSFKVKELPELFTSFRKQVEKDSSVQPALPSPSQVPPLPDVEVGKLPQLAEFDLETPEFDDRAVLKFQGGETAAIARLKQYFWQQDHLKIYKDTRNGMRGADYSSKFSPWLSLGCLSPRYIYEQVQTYERERVCNDSTYWLIFELLWRDYFRFITVKHGDRLFHATGLQGISIPWKQDRQKFECWCLGKTGFPLVDANMRELANTGFMSNRGRQNVASFLTKNLGVDWRMGAEWFESLLIDYDVCSNWGNWNYTAGVGNDARGFRFFNIVKQSKDYDPQGEYVKHWLPELAQVPAQKVHEPWKLLPVEQDRFAVKIGTDYPHPIVDLFQSAQEQEQIYNRAIAKLKGRSFRAR
- a CDS encoding DUF2267 domain-containing protein, giving the protein MWLTQKTGRKNMSDEIYKAAIPEIDPTEVEDARIINAGKHDSFLEKVMTQSGLADPYDARDITEVVFRTMRDMMTNEAVDHVAEELHSPLMEENKDRTLYTATPLATEVEDLWQDTNPIVHFLSRVRPALNIRDTTFLFRIKQESSLPATVEPEQVVKAVFSATKDELSPDRIQEIAEFLPGTVRQLWQDA
- a CDS encoding CAAD domain-containing protein; the encoded protein is MTHDTMQTNEYNEITMEPSLAEVDQVLEQPLLPAASSSTELAEESLTSFQVQAANFFDNVTQSTVAFFKGNRQLLSNLGWLLLAFLGIRVLFASLDAIDDIPLMSSLLKLVGLITLVQFSWRHLVRANDRQELTQKIVQAKADLLGN
- a CDS encoding heavy metal translocating P-type ATPase, with product MDITLKLRGMSCASCAHSVEDAIRSVPGVSECSVNFGVEQASITYNPQQTDVQSIQNAVAAAGYSAQPVQEQDLLNGENDIERQTRQAESRDLTRKVWTGGVISAILVIGSIPAMTGLSVPLIPMWLHNFWLQALLTAPVQFWCGKSFYINSWKALKRHASTMDTLIALGTSAAYFYSLFVTFFPRVLIAQGLTPSVYYETAAVVITLILLGRLFENRARGQASEAIRKLMGLQAKTARIVRNGQEMEVAIAEVQLGDVILVRPGEKIPVDGEVLEGTSTVDEAMVTGESVAAKKQPGDEVIGATINKAGSFKFRATRVGKDTFLAQIVKLVQQAQGSKAPIQKLADQVTGWFVPAVIAVAIATFIIWYNVMGNVTLALTTTVGVLIIACPCALGLATPTSILVGTGKGAENGILIKGADSLELAHKLQVIVLDKTGTLTQGKPTVTDFVTVNGIAHSNELKLLQLMASVERNSEHPLAEAVVQYAQSQRVELTDVQEFEAIAGSGVQGDVSGRLVQIGTQRWMSELGIDTQALALQRDKLEYLGKTVIWVAVDEKIQGIMGISDALKPTSADTVRTLQKLGLEVIMLTGDNRPTAEVIAREVGIIRVLAEVRPDQKAAMISTLQAEGKIVAMVGDGINDAPALAQADVGIAIGTGTDVAIAASDITLISGDLQGVVTAIQLSRATLRNIRQNLFFAFVYNVAGIPIAAGILFPFFGWLLSPIIAGAAMAFSSVSVVTNALRLRNFRPRPIY
- a CDS encoding DUF2945 domain-containing protein, which translates into the protein MAKELKKGDRVKWNTSNGETVGEVKKKLTQPTDIKKHHVAASEEDPQYLVESEKTGQEAAHKPKSLEKLEKSQG
- a CDS encoding cupredoxin domain-containing protein, which gives rise to MLKKTTFFGTLAGLGFLLGAISRAVAAEMPAAHNMPPQSSSTQFQRIDQPLANKVAVTLGGLGLIGLELWWFLLSKPKSQQVEAREGVQEVTVTVDGGYEPSRIVVQVGQPVRLNFLRRDPSSCLEEVQLPDFHIAQNLALNQVTAIEFTPTKPGNYEFVCGMNMFHGVVEVTSSSPSSNLENSSAPVATSIKKLIKQEYSV
- a CDS encoding DUF305 domain-containing protein: MKRRTPLLAIAFMGSIILAACSSSPTGSSANNQPASSAPDVAQSPMGKMEGMNHGSSMNMSLGPKDENFDLRFVDGMTPHHEGAVTMAQEALQKSQRPEIKQLAQTIIDAQQKEIAQMKEWRTAWYPDASATPMMYSSEMGHMMPMSEEMKSSMMMNTDLGAADDQFDLRFLNAMIPHHEGALTMAKEALQKSDRPEVKELAQDIIASQQQEISQMQQWKKAWYGQ
- a CDS encoding heavy-metal-associated domain-containing protein, which encodes MTLQFIVSNMACSACVETITQAVTAIDPAAKVEADTKTKQVNIETQKPEAEIKQAIAAAGYTVA
- a CDS encoding YsnF/AvaK domain-containing protein → MTPSNPKDFDTRTSSSDEQRSPRSSQPIHPQPGSLEFSVPLETSVPLESPRQVHISALNQSAPQQTNLATEQDLIMTPSVVAEETVQILEERLMVNRIKRKVGEVTIRKEIETRIIEVPVRREKLIVEQVSPEYKQLAVVDLGQVQGQVQEQVQEQKLGREAASTPLPSTVEGSFTSITAAIQFLEAIAAQSNSVEAVKVSVVLKDDTLGAI
- a CDS encoding phosphatase PAP2 family protein — protein: MAEVSTRLYWLFQSLIDFTPYLLAGLLAGAFVLAICVFLARFLLWRWLLPFEESCLLTLKAQANPALDRYMTAVTWLAQGEITIPLLFAVGGILVYRNESIAALVLAIGLSGSWLLNGIFKSFFRRKRPDLWASPERPMDYSYPSGHAMSAISFYGLLAAAISHCLSIPLGITTTLAAILTLGVGFSRIYLGMHWPTDVLSGWVAGGIWLGVCLQGLVQIGGI